Proteins co-encoded in one Armatimonadota bacterium genomic window:
- the mnmA gene encoding tRNA 2-thiouridine(34) synthase MnmA: MTRIAVAMSGGVDSAVAAALLVQAGYEVVGLTMDLWPAWVGAPDAGSRTCCGVTAVEDARAAARVLGIRHYVLDLRQAFERAVVDYFCDEYARGRTPNPCVACNQEIKFRVLLDRVVALGCEALATGHYARVAVDPDTGRYLLLRAVDPAKDQSYVLYGLTQAQLARVRFPVGDYTKPQVRALARQLGLPVADKPDSQEICFVPAGHYGELVAARRPEAGRPGPIVDRTGRQVGMHRGIGRYTVGQRRGVGVATGEPLYVLAVDAPANRLVVGPGNALAAAGIRVGTVNWIVPPPPPAAVTVRVRHAAAEVPATLHVREDGRVDVRFATPQRAVAPGQVAVFYDGVRVLGGGIIEVALHDEEEMDHEQPH, from the coding sequence ATGACGCGCATCGCCGTGGCGATGAGCGGGGGCGTGGACAGCGCCGTCGCCGCCGCGCTCCTGGTCCAGGCCGGGTACGAGGTCGTCGGCCTGACGATGGACCTCTGGCCAGCATGGGTGGGCGCGCCGGACGCCGGCAGCCGGACGTGCTGCGGGGTCACGGCGGTGGAGGACGCCCGGGCGGCGGCCAGGGTCCTTGGCATTCGGCACTACGTGCTCGACCTGCGGCAGGCGTTCGAGCGTGCGGTCGTCGACTACTTCTGCGACGAGTACGCGCGGGGTCGCACCCCCAACCCGTGCGTCGCCTGCAACCAGGAGATCAAGTTTCGCGTCCTGCTCGACAGGGTCGTGGCGCTGGGGTGCGAGGCCCTGGCCACCGGCCACTACGCGCGGGTGGCGGTGGACCCGGACACCGGACGTTACCTGTTGCTGCGGGCGGTCGATCCCGCCAAGGACCAGTCGTATGTGCTCTACGGCCTCACGCAAGCGCAGCTTGCCCGCGTGCGGTTTCCCGTGGGCGACTACACCAAGCCCCAGGTCCGGGCGCTGGCGCGCCAGCTCGGGCTGCCGGTCGCCGACAAGCCCGACAGTCAGGAGATCTGCTTCGTGCCCGCAGGGCACTACGGCGAGCTGGTGGCCGCCCGGCGGCCTGAAGCGGGACGCCCGGGTCCCATCGTGGATCGGACCGGCCGGCAGGTCGGGATGCACCGCGGCATCGGCCGGTACACGGTCGGCCAGCGCCGGGGCGTGGGCGTGGCGACCGGGGAGCCCCTCTACGTGCTGGCCGTGGACGCGCCTGCCAACCGGCTCGTCGTGGGCCCGGGTAACGCGCTGGCAGCGGCGGGCATACGTGTGGGGACGGTCAACTGGATCGTGCCCCCACCGCCGCCCGCAGCGGTCACGGTCCGCGTGCGCCATGCCGCGGCCGAGGTGCCGGCGACGCTGCACGTGCGGGAGGACGGGCGGGTGGACGTGCGATTTGCGACGCCGCAGCGGGCGGTGGCCCCCGGGCAGGTCGCGGTCTTCTACGACGGGGTGCGGGTGCTCGGCGGCGGTATCATAGAAGTAGCGCTGCACGATGAGGAGGAGATGGATCATGAGCAGCCGCACTGA
- a CDS encoding replication-associated recombination protein A — MTVFAAHRPGQPQPPLAARMRPRSLDEFVGQTHLVGPGRALRVAIETGQLRSLILWGPPGVGKTSLALLIASASRAHVEQVNAVTAGVADLRRVISEARDRLAFHQQRTLVVIDEIHRFNKAQQDVLLPHVEDGTLILIGATTENPFHDVTATLVSRSQVARLEPLSDDEIRTILERALTDERGLAPLGVEVEPEALAHLVRTSNGDARVALNALELAAAAAPVVDGRRRVTLPAALDAARGPVLVYDRAGDAHYDTLSAFIKSLRGSDPDAAVYWLARMLAAGEDPRVIARRMIVHAAEDVGLADPMALVVAVAAAHAVEYVGLPEARLPMAEAAVYIATAPKSNAVVRAVGAAAADVEEHRADPVPVHLRDTSHPLAAARLGYGRDYRYPHDSPDGFVRQAYRPAALQGRRYYEPTPHGFEAEIRRRLAQWWGEEGPAAGRADDAADGGR, encoded by the coding sequence ATGACGGTGTTCGCCGCGCATCGCCCTGGTCAGCCGCAGCCGCCCCTGGCCGCACGCATGCGGCCGCGCTCGCTGGACGAGTTCGTAGGCCAGACGCACCTGGTGGGCCCGGGGCGGGCATTGCGCGTGGCCATCGAGACCGGGCAGCTCCGCAGCCTGATCCTGTGGGGACCGCCCGGGGTCGGCAAGACGTCGCTCGCGCTGCTCATCGCATCCGCCAGCCGGGCGCACGTGGAGCAGGTGAACGCGGTGACCGCCGGTGTGGCCGACCTCCGGCGCGTCATCAGCGAGGCTCGAGACCGCCTGGCGTTTCACCAGCAGCGGACGCTGGTCGTCATCGACGAGATCCACCGCTTCAACAAGGCCCAGCAGGACGTCCTGCTCCCGCACGTCGAGGACGGGACCCTCATCCTGATCGGTGCCACCACCGAGAACCCGTTCCACGACGTTACCGCCACCCTGGTGTCGCGGTCGCAGGTCGCGCGCCTCGAACCGCTGTCCGACGACGAGATCCGGACCATCCTCGAGCGGGCGCTGACCGACGAGCGCGGTCTGGCACCGCTGGGCGTCGAGGTCGAGCCGGAGGCCCTGGCGCACCTGGTCCGGACGAGCAACGGTGATGCGCGGGTGGCGCTGAACGCGCTGGAGCTGGCGGCGGCCGCCGCCCCGGTGGTCGACGGCCGCCGCCGCGTGACGCTGCCGGCGGCGCTCGACGCGGCCCGGGGCCCGGTCCTGGTGTACGACCGCGCGGGGGACGCGCACTACGACACGCTCTCGGCGTTCATCAAGAGCCTCCGGGGCTCGGATCCCGACGCCGCCGTGTACTGGCTGGCCCGGATGCTGGCGGCGGGCGAAGACCCCCGCGTCATCGCCCGCCGGATGATCGTGCACGCCGCCGAGGACGTGGGCCTGGCCGACCCGATGGCACTGGTGGTGGCGGTGGCCGCCGCGCACGCCGTCGAGTACGTCGGCCTGCCCGAGGCCCGCTTGCCCATGGCCGAAGCGGCGGTCTACATCGCCACCGCGCCCAAGAGCAATGCGGTGGTGCGCGCCGTGGGCGCGGCGGCGGCGGATGTCGAGGAGCACCGCGCCGACCCCGTGCCCGTGCACCTCCGGGACACGAGTCATCCGCTGGCGGCCGCGCGGCTGGGCTACGGACGCGACTACCGGTACCCGCACGACTCCCCGGACGGGTTCGTGCGACAGGCCTACCGGCCCGCCGCCCTACAGGGACGCCGGTACTACGAGCCCACGCCCCATGGGTTCGAAGCCGAGATCCGACGGCGGCTGGCGCAGTGGTGGGGCGAGGAAGGGCCAGCGGCGGGACGGGCGGACGACGCCGCGGACGGTGGGCGTTGA
- the aspS gene encoding aspartate--tRNA ligase encodes MRTALRSHMCGELRPAHAGQQVRLAGWVHRRRDLGGLVFLDLRDREGIVQVVVDPQAAPEAGAVADAVRAEYVVGVEGAVVRRPAGTENPRLATGEVEVRARRLQILAPSLVPPFAPGEDGAVDEALRLRYRFLDLRRPRMYRNLVLRHRVALATRRVLDRLGFLEVETPMLIRSTPEGARDFLVPSRLHRGCFYALPQSPQLFKQLLMVAGVDRYFQIVRCFRDEDLRADRQPEFTQIDLEMSFVSQDDVLTVTEEMVAAVVEDATGVRVPRPFPRLSYADAIRRYGTDKPDLRVALEITELTDLAAAGSVERFRAAVAAGGVLRGLRAPGLAGLGRREAEAWAQVATAAGLSGLATIALGPAGPRGPLARQLTPGELDALRARLGAGDGDLVVLAAGPEPAVAAALGKLRLLAAERGGWRPAPTDFRFVWIVEFPLLEYSPEERRYVAVHHPFTAPLDEDRPLLESAPERARAKAHDLVLNGFEIAGGSIRIHERALQEQLFALLGISAEQARARFGFLLDALQYGAPPHGGIAFGLDRFVMVLAGESSIREVIAFPKTASAVDLLTGAPSPVDAALLEELHLRVVDGG; translated from the coding sequence GTGAGGACAGCGCTGCGGTCGCACATGTGCGGCGAGCTCCGGCCGGCCCATGCCGGGCAGCAGGTGCGGCTGGCCGGATGGGTGCACCGGCGCCGCGATCTGGGCGGGCTGGTCTTTCTGGACCTGCGGGATCGGGAGGGGATCGTGCAGGTCGTGGTGGACCCGCAGGCCGCGCCCGAGGCGGGCGCCGTCGCCGACGCCGTGCGCGCCGAGTACGTCGTCGGCGTCGAGGGCGCTGTCGTGCGTCGTCCCGCGGGCACCGAGAATCCCCGACTGGCCACGGGCGAGGTGGAGGTGCGTGCCCGGCGGCTGCAGATCCTGGCACCCTCGCTCGTCCCGCCGTTCGCGCCCGGCGAGGACGGGGCCGTGGACGAGGCGCTGCGGCTGCGCTACCGGTTCCTGGACCTGCGCCGGCCGCGCATGTACCGGAACCTCGTGCTGCGCCATCGGGTGGCCCTGGCCACGCGGCGGGTGCTGGACCGCCTCGGGTTTTTGGAGGTCGAGACGCCGATGCTGATCCGCAGCACGCCCGAGGGCGCACGGGACTTCCTCGTGCCCAGCAGGCTGCACCGGGGCTGTTTCTACGCCCTGCCACAGTCGCCGCAACTGTTCAAGCAGCTGCTGATGGTCGCGGGCGTCGACCGTTACTTCCAGATCGTCCGGTGTTTCCGCGACGAGGACCTGCGGGCCGACCGGCAGCCCGAGTTCACCCAGATCGACCTCGAGATGAGCTTCGTCTCCCAGGACGACGTGCTGACCGTCACCGAGGAGATGGTGGCGGCGGTCGTCGAGGACGCGACCGGCGTTCGGGTGCCGCGGCCCTTCCCACGCCTGTCCTACGCCGACGCGATCCGCCGCTACGGGACCGACAAGCCCGATCTGCGCGTGGCGCTGGAGATCACCGAGCTGACCGATCTGGCAGCCGCCGGCAGCGTGGAGCGGTTCCGAGCGGCGGTCGCCGCCGGGGGCGTGCTGCGGGGCCTGCGAGCACCGGGGCTTGCGGGGCTGGGGCGGCGCGAGGCGGAGGCCTGGGCGCAGGTGGCCACCGCCGCCGGCCTGAGCGGGCTGGCGACGATCGCCCTGGGCCCTGCAGGACCCAGAGGCCCGCTGGCGCGCCAGTTGACCCCTGGCGAACTCGACGCGCTCCGGGCGCGCCTGGGTGCAGGGGACGGGGACCTCGTGGTCCTGGCTGCGGGCCCGGAGCCGGCCGTCGCCGCGGCGCTGGGCAAACTGCGCCTGCTGGCGGCCGAACGCGGCGGTTGGAGGCCGGCTCCCACGGACTTCCGGTTCGTCTGGATCGTCGAGTTTCCGCTCCTTGAGTACAGCCCCGAGGAACGCCGCTACGTCGCGGTCCACCATCCCTTCACGGCGCCCCTGGACGAGGATCGGCCGCTTTTGGAGAGCGCGCCGGAGCGTGCCCGGGCCAAGGCCCACGACCTGGTGCTCAACGGGTTCGAGATCGCGGGCGGGAGCATCCGCATCCATGAGCGGGCGCTCCAGGAGCAGCTCTTCGCCCTGCTCGGGATCTCCGCGGAGCAGGCGCGGGCCCGGTTCGGGTTCCTGCTGGACGCCCTCCAGTACGGGGCGCCGCCCCACGGCGGGATCGCGTTCGGGCTGGACCGGTTCGTCATGGTGCTGGCCGGTGAGTCCAGCATCAGGGAGGTGATCGCCTTCCCCAAGACCGCAAGCGCTGTGGACCTGCTGACGGGCGCGCCCAGCCCGGTCGACGCCGCGCTGCTGGAGGAGCTCCACCTGCGGGTGGTAGACGGCGGCTGA
- the hisS gene encoding histidine--tRNA ligase: MQAPRGMRDVLPGEVERWQVLEARVHEFAARYGFREIRTPVVEHTEVFQRTVGEATDIVEKEMYTFADRSGRSLSLRPEGTAAVVRAVLEHGLRQWPQPLKLYYVASMFRYDRPQKGRYRQHTQFGAEIIGSPDPAADAEVLTLPVRFLQALGLAHVEVRLNSVGDAACRPRYLEALRAYFRPHLDALCADCQRRFAHQPLRLLECKQDRCRRVAAGAPAIFDLLCAPCAAHFAAVRTYLETLGIPYVLDRFIVRGMDYYTRTAFEVYSGRLGAQNAVFGGGRYDGLAEQLGGTPTPGVGFGLGLDRLLLVLEQEELLPAPAPGVEIMVVTIGETARPAGLRLADELRAAGRRVEVDLLGRDVRAQMRHAHRLGARVAVILGDAELAAGTVTVRTMATGQQETVARDALPALLHARLDEEVTR; the protein is encoded by the coding sequence ATGCAGGCGCCGCGTGGCATGCGGGACGTCCTGCCGGGCGAGGTCGAGCGGTGGCAGGTCCTGGAGGCGCGCGTGCACGAGTTCGCCGCCCGCTACGGGTTCCGGGAGATCCGCACGCCGGTGGTAGAACACACCGAAGTCTTCCAGCGCACCGTGGGCGAGGCCACCGATATCGTCGAGAAGGAGATGTACACCTTCGCCGACCGCAGCGGGCGGTCGCTCAGCCTGCGGCCCGAAGGCACCGCGGCCGTCGTGCGCGCCGTCCTCGAGCATGGCCTGCGGCAGTGGCCGCAGCCGCTGAAGCTGTACTACGTGGCCAGCATGTTCCGGTACGACCGGCCGCAGAAGGGACGCTACCGCCAGCACACGCAGTTCGGTGCCGAGATCATCGGCAGCCCCGACCCCGCGGCGGACGCCGAGGTCCTCACCCTGCCCGTGCGGTTCCTGCAGGCGCTGGGGCTGGCGCACGTGGAGGTACGGCTCAACAGCGTGGGCGATGCCGCCTGCCGGCCACGCTACCTGGAGGCGCTGCGGGCGTACTTCCGGCCGCACCTGGACGCGCTGTGCGCAGACTGTCAGCGGCGTTTCGCCCACCAGCCGTTGCGGCTGTTGGAGTGCAAGCAGGACCGGTGTCGGCGGGTCGCCGCCGGCGCACCGGCCATCTTCGACCTGCTCTGCGCGCCGTGCGCCGCGCACTTCGCGGCGGTCCGCACCTACCTGGAGACCCTGGGCATTCCCTACGTGCTCGACCGGTTCATCGTCCGGGGCATGGACTACTACACCCGTACCGCCTTCGAGGTGTACTCGGGGCGGTTGGGAGCGCAGAACGCGGTGTTCGGGGGCGGCCGCTACGACGGGCTGGCCGAGCAGCTCGGCGGGACGCCCACGCCCGGCGTGGGCTTCGGCCTGGGCCTCGATCGGCTGCTGCTGGTCCTGGAGCAGGAGGAGCTCCTCCCGGCGCCGGCTCCTGGCGTCGAGATCATGGTGGTCACGATCGGGGAGACGGCGCGGCCGGCGGGGCTCCGGCTGGCCGACGAGCTCCGGGCGGCAGGGCGGCGGGTCGAGGTCGACCTCCTGGGGCGCGACGTCCGGGCCCAGATGCGCCACGCCCACCGCCTGGGCGCCCGCGTCGCCGTGATCCTGGGCGACGCCGAGCTGGCCGCCGGGACCGTAACGGTGCGCACCATGGCCACAGGACAGCAGGAGACCGTGGCGCGCGACGCGCTGCCAGCGTTGCTGCACGCCCGGCTCGACGAGGAGGTCACGCGGTGA
- a CDS encoding LuxR C-terminal-related transcriptional regulator produces MARLLERGTYLQGLTARLDEAQRGRGALVFVGGEAGVGKTSLARLFCDIMRERARIAWGRCEPLSTPSALGPVLEIAQALDGGAAQLLETGERRVQTFRLLLDGLSARPKPALLVLEDLHWADEATLDFVRFAGRRIASTRALAIATYRDDEVGPDHPLRILLGDLATAEGVHRMTLPPLTEAAVRVLAEGSGLDAAALHRRTGGNPFFLTEILDSGGTEIPVTVRDAVLARAARLSPDARAVLDVCAVAGPRIEPWLLEAIGHHPPEAVDECLSRGMLRSEEGSLTFRHELARDAFLTALSPQRALTLHRAVLAALRASSLAAQDPVRLAHHAEAAGDADAVLAFAPEAGRRAASLGAHREAAAQFERALRFSAALSPQRHAELLEAYAEQCWITERLSESIAADTEAVRIWREEGDCGREAVALLRLARTYVRDGRNAEAEQASLVALEILEAGPPSAHLAAAYRTRAMLLMMDRRNPEAIAFSERAVELAQQFDDVESLAMAYNFLGAAVILLGRLEEGRAFLERSLTLARDRGFDHLVAWAYWNLGSALGEVYDVRNADHYLTAGIAYCAERDLDTSRSYMMAWKSLVDLYRGRWEPAAAEAAAVLTRPGTATTSRIMALVALGRLHARRGDAARDALDEALALASRTGTLQRVAPARAARAEAAWLAGDLGRAAEEARAAYDLAMSRAHPWFTGELAYWRWRAGDRFEAPEWLAAPFALQIAGRWREAAAEWERLGCPYETARALAEGDDEDALRQALLTYERLGARPMAAVTARRLREIGAGSIPRGPRPTTRAHPAGLTAREAEVLDLLAEGLPYAKIADRLHLSPKTVEHHVSAVLSKLGARTRAEAVREAARRGLIVPSSAHQSGA; encoded by the coding sequence ATGGCCAGGCTGCTCGAACGCGGCACCTACCTGCAGGGGCTCACGGCGCGGCTGGACGAGGCGCAGCGCGGCCGGGGCGCGCTGGTGTTCGTCGGCGGCGAGGCCGGAGTGGGGAAGACCTCGCTGGCCCGCCTGTTCTGCGACATCATGCGGGAGAGGGCGCGGATCGCGTGGGGCCGGTGCGAGCCGCTGTCCACCCCCAGTGCGCTGGGCCCCGTCCTCGAGATCGCCCAGGCCCTCGACGGGGGTGCGGCGCAGCTGCTGGAGACCGGAGAGCGTCGGGTGCAGACATTCCGGCTGCTGCTCGACGGGTTGAGCGCCCGCCCGAAGCCCGCGCTTCTGGTACTGGAGGACCTGCACTGGGCGGACGAGGCCACGCTCGACTTCGTCCGCTTCGCCGGCCGGCGCATCGCCAGCACCCGCGCGCTGGCCATCGCCACGTACCGTGACGACGAGGTGGGCCCCGACCACCCCCTGCGAATCCTTTTGGGCGACCTCGCGACCGCCGAAGGCGTGCACCGGATGACGCTGCCGCCGCTGACGGAAGCGGCGGTGCGGGTGCTGGCGGAAGGCAGCGGGCTGGACGCGGCGGCCCTCCACCGGCGTACTGGGGGCAACCCGTTCTTCCTGACGGAAATCCTGGACAGCGGCGGCACGGAGATTCCTGTGACGGTTCGAGACGCGGTGCTCGCGCGCGCGGCGCGGCTGTCGCCGGATGCCCGCGCGGTGCTGGACGTGTGCGCGGTGGCAGGACCCCGGATCGAACCGTGGCTGCTCGAGGCGATCGGGCATCACCCTCCCGAGGCCGTAGACGAGTGCCTGTCGCGGGGGATGCTGCGCTCCGAGGAGGGGTCGCTGACCTTCCGGCACGAGCTGGCGCGAGACGCATTCTTGACGGCGCTCTCCCCGCAGCGGGCACTGACCCTGCACCGCGCGGTGCTGGCGGCGCTGCGAGCGTCGTCGCTGGCGGCCCAGGACCCGGTCAGGCTGGCACACCACGCGGAGGCCGCGGGCGACGCGGACGCGGTCCTGGCGTTCGCACCGGAGGCCGGGCGCCGTGCTGCGTCGCTCGGTGCGCACCGGGAGGCCGCCGCGCAGTTCGAGCGCGCCCTACGGTTTTCGGCGGCGCTCTCGCCGCAGCGTCATGCTGAGCTTCTCGAAGCCTATGCGGAACAGTGCTGGATCACGGAACGGCTCTCGGAGTCGATCGCCGCCGACACCGAGGCGGTCCGCATCTGGCGCGAAGAGGGCGACTGCGGTCGAGAGGCCGTGGCTCTGCTCCGGCTGGCGCGGACCTACGTGCGGGACGGACGCAACGCCGAGGCGGAGCAGGCGAGCCTGGTGGCCCTCGAGATCCTCGAGGCGGGGCCGCCGTCGGCGCACCTCGCCGCCGCCTACCGAACGCGGGCGATGCTCCTCATGATGGACCGCCGGAATCCCGAAGCGATCGCGTTCAGCGAGCGGGCGGTCGAGCTGGCGCAGCAGTTCGACGACGTGGAGTCGCTGGCGATGGCCTACAACTTTCTCGGCGCGGCGGTGATCCTGCTGGGACGTCTGGAGGAGGGGCGGGCATTCCTCGAACGCAGTCTCACCCTTGCGCGGGACCGTGGCTTCGACCACCTGGTCGCGTGGGCGTACTGGAACCTGGGCAGTGCGCTGGGCGAGGTCTACGACGTCCGCAACGCGGACCACTACCTCACGGCGGGGATCGCGTACTGCGCGGAGCGCGACCTCGACACCTCGCGCTCGTACATGATGGCGTGGAAGTCGCTGGTCGATCTCTACCGCGGGCGGTGGGAGCCTGCGGCGGCGGAGGCCGCGGCGGTGCTGACCCGGCCGGGCACCGCGACGACGAGCCGGATCATGGCGCTGGTGGCGCTCGGCCGGCTCCACGCGCGCCGTGGCGATGCTGCCCGCGACGCGCTGGATGAAGCCCTGGCGCTGGCCTCCCGGACCGGGACGCTGCAGCGGGTTGCGCCGGCGCGGGCGGCCCGGGCCGAAGCGGCGTGGCTGGCAGGGGATTTAGGCAGGGCCGCAGAGGAGGCGCGCGCCGCCTACGACCTGGCCATGAGCCGCGCGCACCCGTGGTTCACCGGCGAGCTCGCATACTGGCGCTGGCGGGCCGGCGACCGATTCGAGGCCCCCGAGTGGCTCGCGGCCCCGTTCGCGCTGCAGATCGCCGGGCGCTGGCGCGAGGCCGCGGCCGAGTGGGAGCGCCTGGGATGCCCGTACGAGACGGCGCGGGCGCTGGCGGAGGGGGACGACGAGGATGCCCTGCGGCAGGCACTCCTGACGTACGAGCGGTTGGGCGCGCGACCGATGGCGGCGGTGACGGCGCGCAGGCTGCGGGAGATAGGTGCAGGCAGCATTCCACGCGGGCCGCGGCCCACGACACGCGCACACCCCGCCGGGCTGACCGCGCGCGAAGCGGAAGTCCTGGACCTGCTGGCCGAGGGGCTGCCCTACGCCAAAATCGCTGACCGGCTCCACCTGTCGCCCAAGACCGTCGAGCACCACGTCTCGGCCGTGCTGTCGAAATTGGGGGCGCGGACGCGAGCCGAGGCCGTCCGGGAGGCGGCGCGCAGAGGGTTGATCGTGCCATCATCCGCGCACCAGAGCGGCGCCTAG